In the Geobacter sp. FeAm09 genome, one interval contains:
- a CDS encoding DUF721 domain-containing protein encodes MARRTRMRFPQPLPDLLKQQMAGLGVAERLREVEIWRLWPEVVGPAVASRAQPLRIINGTLTVAVSSAAWMQELRFLTTMMKQKLNEQLGAELIREIVLRPGTFEKTLSDVEDEPEPPRTLSEQQRMFVAEQAAGIADPEIREAFAALMTTSFERGRSPSGR; translated from the coding sequence ATGGCTAGACGGACACGGATGCGCTTCCCCCAACCCCTGCCGGACCTGCTCAAGCAACAGATGGCGGGGCTCGGGGTGGCGGAGCGGCTGCGGGAGGTGGAGATCTGGCGCCTCTGGCCCGAGGTGGTCGGCCCGGCCGTGGCTTCGCGGGCGCAACCGCTGCGGATCATCAACGGCACCCTGACCGTCGCCGTGTCGAGCGCCGCCTGGATGCAGGAGTTGCGCTTCCTCACCACCATGATGAAACAAAAGCTCAACGAGCAGCTTGGGGCGGAGTTGATCAGGGAGATCGTGCTCCGGCCCGGTACGTTTGAAAAGACGCTGTCCGACGTTGAGGACGAACCGGAGCCGCCGAGAACGCTGAGCGAGCAACAAAGGATGTTTGTTGCCGAACAGGCGGCCGGCATTGCCGACCCTGAAATCCGGGAGGCCTTTGCCGCGCTGATGACGACCTCGTTCGAACGGGGTCGCTCACCGTCAGGCAGGTGA